In a genomic window of Pseudomonas putida:
- the alkB gene encoding DNA oxidative demethylase AlkB, with product MNPTNFDLFADTELEQQPRREQIGEQSFVLRGFALPWLERLLPALEAVLAAAPFRQMITPGGFTMSVALSSCGTWGWTTDRSGYRYTRDDPQTGRPWPSMPEVFFQLAQAAAREAGFAGFEPDSCLINRYVPGAKMSLHQDKDEKSYAAPIVSVSLGLPAMFLFGGFVRSAKSQRVPLLHGDIVVWGGVDRLRYHGVLPIKDGRHSIFGEQRINFTFRRAGV from the coding sequence ATGAACCCGACGAACTTTGACTTGTTTGCCGATACCGAGCTGGAGCAACAGCCGCGCCGCGAGCAGATCGGCGAACAGTCCTTCGTATTGCGAGGCTTTGCCCTACCTTGGCTGGAGCGTTTGCTGCCCGCACTGGAGGCGGTGCTGGCTGCCGCGCCGTTTCGGCAAATGATCACCCCGGGCGGTTTCACCATGTCAGTTGCCTTGAGCAGCTGCGGAACCTGGGGCTGGACCACCGATCGCAGTGGGTATCGCTACACCCGCGACGATCCGCAAACAGGCCGACCCTGGCCATCGATGCCCGAGGTGTTTTTCCAGTTGGCGCAGGCGGCGGCACGGGAGGCCGGATTCGCAGGTTTCGAGCCAGATTCCTGCCTGATCAACCGCTATGTCCCCGGCGCAAAAATGTCATTGCATCAGGACAAAGACGAAAAGTCCTACGCAGCGCCTATCGTTTCGGTGTCGCTGGGTTTGCCGGCCATGTTCCTGTTCGGCGGGTTCGTGCGCAGTGCCAAATCTCAACGGGTGCCCTTGCTCCATGGCGACATCGTGGTCTGGGGCGGCGTGGATCGCTTGCGCTATCACGGCGTCCTGCCGATCAAGGATGGCCGACACTCGATCTTCGGCGAGCAGCGGATCAACTTCACGTTTAGACGCGCCGGAGTTTGA
- the ada gene encoding bifunctional DNA-binding transcriptional regulator/O6-methylguanine-DNA methyltransferase Ada, which translates to MTSQTTKISTENDPRWAAVVARDPQADGQFVYAVKTTGIYCNPSSLARLPKPQNVEFFETAEQAQAAGYRPSKRAAKDQSDLAAQHAATVAAACRQIETAEELPALNELARDAGLSSFHFHRVFKAVTGLTPRGYAAAHRSRRIRERLTDGTSITDALYDAGFNSNSRFYEAADQVLGMKPADYRAAGQNNDIRFAVGQCSLGAILVAQSERGVCAILLGDDPQQLVHDLQDKFRRANLIGADRNFEQLIARVVGFIEAPALGLDLPLDVRGTAFQERVWQALREIPVGSTASYADIAQRIGAPKAVRAVAQACGANSLAVAIPCHRVVRSDGNLSGYRWGVERKRQLLDRESST; encoded by the coding sequence ATGACAAGCCAAACCACAAAGATCAGCACCGAAAACGATCCACGCTGGGCCGCCGTTGTCGCCCGCGATCCACAGGCGGACGGACAGTTCGTTTATGCGGTGAAAACCACCGGGATCTACTGCAACCCCAGCAGCCTGGCGCGCTTGCCGAAACCGCAGAATGTCGAGTTCTTTGAAACCGCCGAGCAGGCGCAGGCGGCGGGTTATCGCCCGAGCAAACGCGCGGCAAAGGATCAGAGTGACCTGGCCGCTCAACATGCCGCGACCGTGGCTGCCGCCTGCCGTCAGATCGAAACGGCCGAAGAGCTCCCGGCACTGAACGAACTGGCGCGGGATGCAGGGCTGAGCAGCTTTCATTTTCATCGTGTGTTCAAGGCCGTGACCGGCCTGACGCCCCGGGGATACGCCGCCGCCCATCGTTCACGCCGAATCCGGGAGCGGCTGACGGATGGCACCTCGATCACCGACGCCCTGTACGACGCCGGTTTCAACTCCAACAGCCGCTTTTATGAGGCGGCGGATCAGGTACTGGGCATGAAGCCCGCCGACTACCGTGCTGCCGGCCAGAACAATGACATTCGATTTGCCGTTGGCCAGTGCTCCCTCGGGGCGATTCTGGTGGCGCAAAGCGAACGTGGTGTTTGCGCCATCCTGCTGGGCGATGATCCGCAGCAACTGGTCCATGACCTGCAGGACAAATTCCGTCGGGCCAATCTGATCGGTGCTGACCGGAACTTCGAACAGCTGATTGCCAGGGTCGTGGGTTTTATCGAAGCACCGGCCCTGGGCCTGGATTTGCCACTGGATGTGCGCGGCACGGCGTTTCAGGAACGGGTATGGCAAGCCTTGCGCGAGATACCCGTGGGCAGTACCGCCAGCTACGCCGATATCGCCCAGCGAATCGGCGCGCCAAAAGCCGTTCGCGCGGTGGCGCAAGCCTGCGGCGCGAACAGCCTGGCGGTAGCTATCCCCTGCCATCGCGTGGTGCGCAGCGATGGCAATCTGTCGGGGTATCGTTGGGGTGTGGAACGCAAACGGCAGTTGCTTGATCGGGAAAGCTCTACCTGA
- a CDS encoding autotransporter has translation MSLLRSFAAVLMFCLISLANVHAAPTPTPPPDAPSWPQVQTNGDDKLTIYQPQLDSWDGFTLQARAAVEVTDKDGKSTFGIVQFSAHTLVDKATRWVELDQYTLTKVDFPSSAANLDDWMQLLKNDALNRKKTISLDQLEAALGTVAAEQKASGEPLDNTPPTIISSEVPAILVYIDGEPTYRPVEGTALQRVINTRPLMLKDAQGKHYLHVFDGWMAADAVSGPYAPLSSPSADLEKAKRAAIQGRQVDLLTGQSDPKDKVPSLSKPPVPQIHVATTPTELIVTDGAAQWQPIQGTQLLYVTNTTGHIFKEIGDQNSYVLISGRWFRASDMQGPWTFVPADKLPADFANIPDDSAKENVKASVAGTPQAKEAAIAASIPQTSAVKKSQLKMTAPQFDGQPQLNGIKGTPLQYVVNSPTPIIMVDAQSWYAVENGVWFVATSVQGPWSVASSVPAVIYSIPPSSPLHYLTYVKVYSASGDTVVVGYTPGYQGSTLDPDTGVVVYGTGYPYTPWIGSVWYGPPVTYGFGVAMRYTPWTGWAFGYGFGWSWGGSTVAVGWGWGAYPWWGNYGWGYAWGPHLYPAPMPWGGVAYGYHGGAVAWGPGGWAGTTGNIYRQWGNNASVSRYSGGYNAWTGNRWAGQVGASYNSRTGIAAAGQRGAVQNVYTGNYAAGREGVATGPNGGAIAGQHVTAGNVYTGNQINANRGVVYNPNTGNTTDYRSVRGNNSGAAQIGNNVYAGHDGNVYKKTDDGWQSMVGGTNRLNSTNTTQVQNLNRDYEARSFGNNRMNNFQNSSQFMNHSFGGGGGFHRR, from the coding sequence ATGTCTTTGCTACGCTCGTTTGCCGCGGTGCTGATGTTTTGTCTGATAAGCCTTGCCAACGTCCATGCCGCGCCCACGCCAACCCCGCCCCCTGATGCGCCAAGCTGGCCTCAGGTGCAGACCAACGGCGACGACAAGCTGACGATCTATCAGCCGCAGCTCGACAGCTGGGACGGTTTCACCTTGCAGGCACGGGCCGCTGTCGAGGTCACGGACAAGGATGGCAAATCCACTTTTGGCATCGTCCAATTCAGTGCCCATACCCTCGTGGACAAGGCCACCCGCTGGGTCGAACTGGATCAGTACACCCTTACCAAAGTCGATTTTCCCTCCAGCGCGGCCAACCTCGACGACTGGATGCAGTTGCTGAAAAACGATGCATTGAACCGCAAGAAAACCATTTCCCTCGATCAACTCGAAGCCGCGCTCGGCACGGTCGCCGCCGAACAGAAAGCCAGCGGCGAGCCCCTGGACAACACTCCACCGACCATCATCAGCTCCGAGGTCCCGGCCATTCTGGTGTACATCGACGGTGAGCCGACGTATCGCCCCGTCGAAGGCACGGCGCTGCAACGGGTGATCAACACCCGTCCGCTGATGCTCAAAGATGCTCAGGGCAAGCATTACCTGCATGTGTTTGATGGCTGGATGGCGGCAGATGCGGTGAGCGGCCCGTATGCCCCGTTATCCTCTCCCTCGGCCGACCTGGAAAAAGCCAAGCGTGCAGCGATCCAGGGCCGGCAGGTGGACCTGCTGACGGGCCAGAGCGATCCGAAGGACAAGGTTCCGAGCCTGAGCAAACCGCCTGTGCCACAGATTCATGTCGCCACGACACCCACGGAATTGATCGTCACCGACGGCGCCGCGCAATGGCAGCCGATCCAGGGCACGCAACTGCTGTATGTGACGAACACCACCGGGCATATTTTCAAGGAGATCGGTGACCAGAACAGTTATGTGCTGATCTCCGGTCGCTGGTTCCGCGCCAGTGACATGCAAGGCCCGTGGACGTTCGTGCCGGCGGATAAATTGCCGGCGGACTTTGCCAACATTCCCGACGACAGCGCCAAGGAAAACGTCAAGGCCTCGGTGGCCGGTACACCTCAGGCGAAGGAAGCGGCGATCGCTGCCAGCATTCCGCAGACCTCTGCCGTCAAGAAAAGCCAGCTGAAAATGACTGCGCCGCAATTCGACGGCCAGCCGCAGCTCAATGGCATCAAGGGCACGCCGTTGCAGTACGTGGTGAACAGCCCGACGCCCATCATCATGGTCGATGCCCAGAGCTGGTACGCGGTGGAGAACGGTGTCTGGTTCGTGGCCACTTCGGTGCAAGGCCCGTGGTCGGTCGCCAGCTCGGTGCCGGCAGTGATCTACTCGATCCCCCCCAGCTCACCCCTGCACTACCTCACTTACGTAAAAGTCTACTCAGCCAGCGGCGACACCGTGGTGGTCGGCTACACACCCGGCTATCAAGGCTCCACGCTGGATCCCGACACCGGCGTCGTGGTGTATGGCACCGGCTATCCCTATACACCGTGGATCGGCAGCGTCTGGTATGGCCCGCCGGTGACCTATGGTTTCGGCGTGGCAATGCGCTACACGCCATGGACCGGCTGGGCGTTCGGCTACGGTTTCGGCTGGAGCTGGGGTGGCAGCACGGTCGCCGTGGGTTGGGGCTGGGGCGCCTATCCCTGGTGGGGCAATTACGGCTGGGGTTACGCGTGGGGGCCGCATTTGTACCCCGCGCCCATGCCGTGGGGCGGCGTCGCCTACGGCTATCACGGCGGTGCGGTGGCCTGGGGACCTGGGGGCTGGGCCGGCACCACCGGCAATATCTACCGCCAGTGGGGTAATAACGCCTCGGTGAGTCGCTACAGTGGCGGGTACAACGCCTGGACCGGCAATCGCTGGGCCGGTCAGGTCGGTGCGTCCTACAACTCGCGCACCGGCATTGCCGCAGCCGGCCAGAGGGGCGCCGTGCAAAACGTCTACACCGGCAACTACGCGGCCGGGCGCGAAGGTGTTGCCACAGGTCCCAATGGCGGGGCCATCGCTGGTCAGCACGTGACGGCCGGCAACGTCTACACCGGCAATCAGATCAATGCCAACCGGGGCGTTGTCTACAACCCCAACACCGGCAACACCACCGACTACCGCAGCGTTCGCGGAAACAACAGTGGCGCCGCACAAATAGGCAACAACGTTTACGCGGGCCACGATGGCAATGTTTACAAGAAGACGGATGACGGCTGGCAATCGATGGTCGGTGGCACCAATCGACTCAATTCGACGAATACTACTCAGGTCCAGAATCTCAACCGCGACTACGAGGCGCGCTCGTTCGGCAACAACCGAATGAACAATTTTCAAAACTCATCCCAGTTCATGAATCACTCCTTTGGCGGAGGCGGCGGATTTCATCGACGCTGA